Proteins from one Catenuloplanes atrovinosus genomic window:
- a CDS encoding type VII secretion target, whose amino-acid sequence MESMREAADRLDGAASTLDSAYRKLVDLETATWIGADAPGRLGELHRSLRSQWTRVVEGHAREAASTAARLAGAAESLRIAASAYAETDRATAGRFRDR is encoded by the coding sequence ATGGAGAGCATGCGCGAGGCCGCCGACCGACTCGACGGCGCGGCCTCGACCCTGGACTCGGCGTACCGCAAGCTCGTCGACCTGGAGACCGCCACCTGGATCGGCGCGGACGCGCCGGGCCGCCTCGGCGAGCTGCACCGCTCACTGCGCAGCCAGTGGACCCGCGTCGTGGAGGGGCACGCCCGCGAGGCCGCGTCCACCGCCGCCCGCCTCGCCGGTGCGGCCGAGTCGTTGCGCATCGCGGCGTCCGCGTACGCCGAGACCGATCGTGCCACCGCCGGCCGATTCCGCGACCGATGA
- a CDS encoding metallophosphoesterase family protein, with amino-acid sequence MTVDPTEVPAEAQPRVRPRPASLDPRELGFTPQAPVPWLAPLLLINAGLRTLLAHLFGAYLDKRELQIALGPPPEHDHSDVDELWIDYVADLGDGFDATYSIAYLLAQPELRPDGVDRPLPRGRLLVMGGDQVYPTASGEAYENRSKGPYEAALPVAPGEGAQPTLFAVPGNHDWYDGLTAFLRLFARRRDAEFGGWRTEQRRSYFGIKLPHGWWLLGLDEQAGSYIDDPQLEYFQELAARIRPEDRIILAVPAPTWVKAADRPGAYDSVDYFVRKVLAPTGAQVRLMVSGDLHHYARYSGADRELITCGGGGAYLVATHSLPETITVPPRETLVRSASPHRDYAIKGRFPTVRESRGYIPGIFWRLPRNNPGFATFIGILHTMLMLTMSGAVRGEESSPQLMTLPLGLMLFFILGATIAFAKPPRIGQRGYAKHWLIGIAHGLAHLALGALGTWLWLSSPVSTWEWQVVTAAVVYGPIAGLAGTELLALYLVIANFFTVNVNELFAGQGIDDSKSFLRMRIAPDGTLTVYPIALRKVGRRWRAAPDAPEDSPWIVPATPLRPHLAEERPITI; translated from the coding sequence GTGACCGTCGATCCCACCGAGGTGCCGGCGGAGGCGCAGCCCCGCGTCCGGCCCCGTCCCGCGTCCCTCGATCCGCGCGAGCTCGGCTTCACCCCGCAGGCGCCGGTGCCGTGGCTCGCGCCGCTGCTGCTGATCAACGCGGGCCTGCGTACCCTCCTGGCCCATCTGTTCGGGGCCTATCTGGACAAGCGCGAGTTGCAGATCGCGCTCGGCCCGCCCCCGGAGCACGACCACAGCGACGTGGACGAGTTGTGGATCGACTACGTGGCCGACCTGGGCGACGGGTTCGACGCCACCTACTCGATCGCCTACCTGCTGGCGCAGCCGGAGCTGCGGCCGGACGGCGTGGACCGGCCGTTGCCGCGCGGGCGGCTGCTGGTGATGGGCGGCGATCAGGTCTACCCGACGGCCAGCGGCGAGGCGTACGAGAACCGGTCCAAGGGCCCGTACGAGGCCGCGCTGCCCGTGGCGCCGGGTGAGGGCGCGCAGCCGACGCTGTTCGCGGTGCCGGGCAACCACGACTGGTACGACGGGCTGACCGCGTTCCTGCGGTTGTTCGCGCGGCGGCGGGACGCGGAGTTCGGTGGCTGGCGGACCGAGCAGCGGCGCTCCTACTTCGGGATCAAGCTGCCGCACGGCTGGTGGCTGCTGGGCCTGGACGAGCAGGCCGGGTCCTACATCGACGATCCGCAGTTGGAGTACTTCCAGGAGCTCGCGGCGCGGATTCGCCCGGAGGACCGGATCATCCTGGCGGTGCCGGCGCCGACCTGGGTCAAGGCCGCGGACCGGCCGGGCGCGTACGACTCCGTCGACTACTTCGTGCGCAAGGTGCTGGCCCCGACCGGCGCGCAGGTGCGCCTGATGGTCAGCGGCGACCTGCACCACTACGCGCGCTACTCCGGCGCGGACCGCGAGCTGATCACCTGCGGGGGCGGTGGCGCGTACCTGGTCGCCACGCACTCGCTGCCGGAGACGATCACCGTGCCGCCGCGGGAGACGCTGGTCCGCAGCGCCAGCCCGCACCGCGACTACGCGATCAAGGGCCGGTTCCCGACCGTGCGGGAGTCCCGCGGGTACATCCCGGGGATCTTCTGGCGGCTGCCGCGCAACAACCCCGGATTCGCCACGTTCATCGGCATCCTGCACACGATGCTGATGCTCACGATGAGCGGCGCGGTGCGCGGCGAGGAGTCGTCGCCGCAGCTCATGACGCTCCCGCTCGGCCTGATGCTCTTCTTCATCCTGGGCGCCACGATCGCGTTCGCCAAACCCCCGAGGATCGGCCAGCGGGGGTACGCCAAACACTGGCTGATCGGCATCGCCCACGGCCTGGCGCACCTGGCGCTGGGCGCGCTCGGCACCTGGCTGTGGCTGAGCAGCCCGGTGTCCACGTGGGAGTGGCAGGTGGTGACGGCCGCGGTCGTCTACGGCCCGATCGCCGGACTGGCCGGCACCGAGCTGCTCGCGCTCTACCTGGTGATCGCCAACTTCTTCACCGTGAACGTCAACGAGCTCTTCGCCGGCCAGGGCATCGACGACTCCAAGTCGTTCCTGCGCATGCGCATCGCCCCGGACGGCACGCTCACGGTCTACCCGATCGCGCTGCGCAAGGTGGGCCGCCGCTGGCGCGCGGCCCCCGACGCGCCCGAGGACTCCCCGTGGATCGTGCCGGCCACGCCGCTGCGCCCGCACCTGGCGGAGGAGCGGCCGATCACGATCTGA
- a CDS encoding YbaB/EbfC family nucleoid-associated protein translates to MPREIDEAWVDEAIARYRRIQAAQAEFDRAAAAVAVTVRSSDGSVEVDVTAAGAITDVRILGTLHGRTGRELSEAVTAAVTAATEAARWAREKLRAEVFADYPSLAD, encoded by the coding sequence ATGCCCCGGGAAATCGACGAGGCGTGGGTCGATGAGGCCATCGCGCGCTATCGCCGAATCCAGGCCGCGCAGGCCGAGTTCGACCGGGCCGCGGCGGCCGTCGCGGTGACCGTCCGCTCCTCGGACGGTTCGGTGGAGGTCGACGTCACCGCGGCCGGCGCCATCACGGACGTGCGCATCCTCGGCACGCTGCACGGCCGCACCGGCCGGGAGCTGTCCGAGGCCGTCACCGCGGCGGTCACCGCCGCGACCGAGGCCGCGCGCTGGGCCCGGGAGAAGCTCCGCGCCGAGGTCTTCGCGGACTACCCGTCCCTCGCGGACTGA
- a CDS encoding PSP1 domain-containing protein, whose translation MGMLCAVSFNRYGRLYYLDPGDLRPAVGDKVLVPTDDGPEVAECVWAAQWVTEDTDGFPKLAGMATEKDLKRDEAQRRRKAEAKVAAKRLIREHGLPMKVVAIDHVLESTGGNGGARTTIYFTAPHRVDFRSLVRDLGATLHCRVELRQLSARDSARVQGGIGSCGRDLCCATFLTDFEPVTIRMAKDQELPLNPLRISGACGRLMCCLKYEHPLYQKFQATAPAVGSRVTTDHGDGKVVGHSVPRDEVIVRLDADGSRCSCSRASVCGPRQAHDAAYPQA comes from the coding sequence ATGGGGATGCTGTGTGCGGTGAGTTTCAACCGTTATGGGCGCCTGTATTACCTCGATCCGGGCGATTTGCGCCCCGCCGTGGGTGACAAGGTGCTGGTGCCCACGGACGACGGTCCGGAGGTGGCCGAGTGCGTGTGGGCGGCCCAGTGGGTGACCGAGGACACCGACGGCTTCCCCAAGCTGGCCGGCATGGCCACGGAGAAGGACCTCAAGCGCGACGAAGCCCAGCGCCGCCGCAAGGCCGAGGCCAAGGTCGCCGCGAAGCGGCTGATCCGCGAGCACGGCCTGCCGATGAAGGTGGTGGCGATCGATCACGTGCTGGAGTCCACCGGCGGCAACGGCGGCGCCCGCACCACGATCTACTTCACCGCGCCGCACCGCGTCGACTTCCGCTCCCTGGTCCGCGACCTCGGCGCCACGCTGCACTGCCGCGTCGAGCTGCGCCAGCTCTCCGCCCGCGACTCGGCCCGCGTCCAGGGCGGCATCGGCTCCTGCGGCCGCGACCTGTGCTGCGCCACCTTCCTCACCGACTTCGAGCCGGTCACCATCCGGATGGCCAAGGACCAGGAGCTGCCGCTCAACCCGCTGCGCATCTCCGGCGCCTGCGGCCGCCTGATGTGCTGCCTCAAGTACGAGCACCCGCTGTACCAGAAGTTCCAGGCCACCGCGCCGGCCGTCGGTTCCCGCGTCACCACGGACCACGGCGACGGCAAGGTCGTCGGGCACAGCGTCCCGCGCGACGAGGTGATCGTGCGCCTCGATGCGGACGGCTCCCGCTGCTCCTGCTCTCGCGCCTCGGTCTGCGGCCCGCGCCAGGCCCACGACGCCGCCTACCCGCAGGCCTGA
- a CDS encoding DUF1801 domain-containing protein, with product MAEPKTQRNTASVPGFLASVTDARRREDAETACALMADVTGAEPVMWGTSIVGFGAYRYEYASGRSGDWPAVGFSPRRAALTFYLSPGFDGYDEIMKRLGPHTLGKSCLYVKRLSDVDSEALRELISGAFTAVNGKTLTSGT from the coding sequence ATGGCTGAGCCGAAGACCCAGCGGAACACGGCGAGCGTGCCCGGCTTCCTCGCCTCCGTCACCGACGCCCGCCGCCGCGAGGACGCGGAGACCGCGTGCGCGCTGATGGCCGACGTCACCGGCGCCGAGCCGGTCATGTGGGGCACCAGCATCGTCGGCTTCGGCGCGTACCGCTACGAGTACGCGTCCGGCCGCAGCGGCGACTGGCCGGCCGTCGGCTTCTCCCCGCGCCGCGCCGCGCTCACGTTCTACCTGTCGCCCGGGTTCGACGGCTACGACGAGATCATGAAGCGCCTCGGCCCGCACACGCTCGGCAAGTCCTGCCTCTACGTCAAGCGACTCTCGGACGTGGACAGCGAGGCCCTGCGCGAGCTGATCTCCGGCGCCTTCACCGCCGTCAACGGCAAGACCCTGACCTCGGGGACCTGA